The region CGCGCCGTTGCTTGCGAACCTTGAAGACCAAACTTGGCTTTTTTCCAACTTTTGAACCACCACTTTTCGCGCAACTGTTCAACGAAGAAATTTGCACCCACCTCGGCGGCCCTCGCAATATCGAACGAAACCAATACAACAAGTTGCACAAAACAACGAAGTGACCAGAGCACAAACTACCAACAATAGATCGTCCATAACGgccactccctcaccaccacaataATAACTGATCGCAAagatcaccacccaccatcaccatggcgTTCCTCCCGCCCCCAGCCAAACAACTCCTAacccacacacccaccccctacaccttcaccttcacccccttcctccaaaaAACCTACCaacactccctccccccacccagcagcaacctctCCTCAGGCGACCAACAAcaatcccaacccaacaacaacaacaccggcgGCTTCGGTTCCCTAGTCTGCAAACACTGGCTCCGCGGCCTCTGCAAAAAGGGCCTAACCTGCGAGTTCCTCCACGAGTACAACCTCCGCAAGATGCCCGAATGCAACTTCTTCGTCCGCAACGGCTACTGCTCCAACGGGGACGAGTGCCTCTACCTCCACATCGATCCCTCTTCCAAACTTCCCCCCTGCCCCCACTACGACCGCGGGTTTTGCCCCTTGGGGCCAAAATGCGACAAGAGACATTTAAAGAGAAACATATGTCTTTACTACCTCGCGGGGTTCTGCCCGGACGGGAAGCAGTGCAGGCAGGGGGCGCATCCAAGGTGGACGAGGGATGAGCTGATGGAGAAGCCTACTATGAAGGTGGAGAagacggcggaggagctggagcgggaggagcaggagagggagaggcatagggagcgggagagggagagggatatGGAACGGCGGGCGGAGAGGGATAGGGAgcggggtggggatggggatagGCATGATAGGGGGCATGACAAGGGGGGcaggtttgggaggggggggagggggaggtggggtgggaagaggggggggtatagagggagagggggtcaCTAGGAGGGGCCTGCATCTAGAGAGAGTGTGTTTACggatgggaggaaggggaggggaaggtggaTATACCAATATCCAGTGGTGCGAAACCTGGAAGTTGGCCACAAgtgaaaaaaagagacaagTCTTCAGAACAGGAGTCCAAGGCGCCGAAACGTCGCGAGAGAGGTCAGCGAGGCGAAGTGCTATGCGACTCGCCCCGCCTATCGAGAAGAAAATAAACGAGTGCCGACAAAAAAGGACAAAGATCGTGAGGAGAAGTAGTCACCATGATAGAGAGCGAGCAGGGGAGTCTGTATATGATTGACAAGTATCAATCCGCTATTGTATTCCACACCAGGGCAGACACAGAGAGGCGTTAGGGTTTATTCAGAAGAGGCAAGGTGGCAAGCATTAGGAGTTCGGGCCAACAgatataatataaaaagtcTTACCTTTCTAGagaaaactaaaaaaaaaaaaaaaatgttggACGTTGTGTGGACTTGCCGTGTTTCGAGAATGCACTCAAAAGACTAACCCGGCCTCATTTGACCTCGGAATCACATCATGTTAATCCAAACACGAAAAAAATAAATTGAAGCATCGGAAAGCGTCATGTATTGTTTGTCCTCCTATCATCCAAAATTGtgcaaaaacaaaaaaataaaacaaaaaaagacaacaccATTCAAAGTGGTTTATGCCCGCGTTGGCAACGAACCAATAATCAAGGGCAATCAAGTTCGGCAAAGGATCGAGGAAGATGACCAGTCGCGTGAGTCGTGTCTCCCGCTGTCGTCTTCCGGACTTCATTGTCCATGCTTATCGAGGTTCGTTGCATCCACAGAGATTTCCAACCTTGAATGGTGTTATGTAGATGGTAAAGACCATAGATGAAAAACAGTAAGAGCAAGCTgttccccaccaccgccaatcAAACCAAACCCGCCTCTCCCAAGTGTATATACCATGTCGTTGATATGTTTTTCTGTATCATTCATGTCCCCCATCCCTAGTCTACAAGATGAGTAGAGATCCTACCTCCCGCCGACATGCTTAAGCCTATTCCTGGCTCTGGTGTGTGTGCTGTGTTCCTCATATACAACCC is a window of Podospora pseudopauciseta strain CBS 411.78 chromosome 1, whole genome shotgun sequence DNA encoding:
- the YTH1 gene encoding RNA-binding component of cleavage and polyadenylation factor (COG:A; EggNog:ENOG503NYHY; BUSCO:EOG092654KW); this encodes MAFLPPPAKQLLTHTPTPYTFTFTPFLQKTYQHSLPPPSSNLSSGDQQQSQPNNNNTGGFGSLVCKHWLRGLCKKGLTCEFLHEYNLRKMPECNFFVRNGYCSNGDECLYLHIDPSSKLPPCPHYDRGFCPLGPKCDKRHLKRNICLYYLAGFCPDGKQCRQGAHPRWTRDELMEKPTMKVEKTAEELEREEQERERHRERERERDMERRAERDRERGGDGDRHDRGHDKGGRFGRGGRGRWGGKRGGYRGRGGH